A genomic window from Motacilla alba alba isolate MOTALB_02 chromosome 2, Motacilla_alba_V1.0_pri, whole genome shotgun sequence includes:
- the LOC119697801 gene encoding C-C chemokine receptor type 5-like, with translation MGNETTDYTDWPLTTEFDYGDSTPCMGTEEKHFAAKFLPPLYSLVVIFGLTGNMLVVLILVKYKRLKSMTDIYLLNLAISDLLFVFSLPFWAYYAVHDWIFGEALCRILSGVYLLGFYSGIFFIILLTLDRYLAIVHAVFALKARTVTYGILTSVVTWAVAVLASVPGVVFHKTQKESSDYTCSSHYPSDSTINWKYSFILKMNILGLIVPMLIMIFSYSQILKTLLRSKNEKKQKAVRLIFVIMIFYFIFWTPFHISSFLHAFQNSLFIPNCELKGQLEKSIQVTETISMIHCCINPVIYVFVGEKFRAYLYTFFRKHVAPHFCKKCPSLYREKLERVNSTFTQSTAEHDVSTGL, from the coding sequence ATGGGAAATGAAACCACAGACTACACTGACTGGCCCCTAACAACAGAATTTGACTATGGCGATTCAACACCATGCATGGGAACTGAGGAAAAGCACTTTGCAGCAAAATTTTTGCCACCTCTTTATTCTTTAGTGGTGATATTTGGCCTGACAGGCAACATGCTTGTTGTCCTTATCCTGGTAAAATACAAGAGGCTGAAGAGTATGACTGACATCTACCTGCTCAACTTGGCAATTTCTGATCTGCTCTTTGTATTTTCCCTACCTTTTTGGGCTTATTATGCAGTTCACGACTGGATTTTTGGGGAGGCGCTCTGTCGAATTCTGTCAGGTGTCTACCTCCTTGGCTTCTACAGTGGCATCTTCTTCATAATCCTGCTGACCCTGGACAGGTACCTGGCCATAGTGCACGCCGTGTTTGCTTTGAAAGCCAGGACAGTTACCTACGGCATCCTCACCAGCGTTGTCACTTGGGCTGTTGCTGttttggcttctgtccctgGGGTAGTATTTCACAAAACTCAAAAGGAAAGTTCAGACTATACTTGCAGTTCTCATTATCCAAGTGATTCCACAATAAATTGGAAgtactcttttattttaaagatgaacATTCTGGGACTTATTGTTCCAATGCTCATCATGATTTTCAGTTACTCACAAATTCTAAAAACATTATTGAGATCtaagaatgagaaaaaacagaaggcAGTCAGACTTATTTTTGTAATCATGATTTTTTACTTCATCTTCTGGACACCATtccatatttcttcttttctgcatgcatttcaaaattcacttttcatCCCAAATTGTGAACTTAAAGGTCAACTGGAGAAATCAATTCAAGTGACAGAAACAATCTCAATGATCCACTGTTGCATCAATCCCGTGATTTATGTATTTGTTGGAGAAAAATTTAGGGCATATCTTTATACCTTTTTCCGAAAGCATGTTGCACCTCACTTTTGCAAAAAATGTCCAAGTCTTTATCGTGAAAAGTTGGAAAGAGTCAATTCCACATTCACACAATCCACCGCAGAGCATGACGTCTCTACTGGACTGTAA
- the LOC119698018 gene encoding C-C chemokine receptor type 8-like yields the protein MNPTSQFVGTTEYDYGYDENTDPCNEGNNFRRFKSLFLPILYCLVFVFCLLGNSLVLWVLLTRKRLTTMTDICLLNLAASDLLFVLPLPFQAHYASDQWVFGNVMCKIMAGIYYTGFYSSIFSITLMSVDRYIAIVHAVYAMRIRTATCGGIISLILWLVAGLASVPNIMFSQELEIEQALQCVPMYPSGDNTWKVTSQFATNILGLLIPFSILICCYTQILKNLQKCKNRNKVKAIKMIFIIVIVFFLFWTPFNIALFLDSLQSLHIINDCKASSQIALALQLTETISFIHCCLNPIIYAFAGVTFKAHLKGLLQSCGHVLSSPAGGAGAGQSFSAPTQHSGWSDGAGVL from the coding sequence ATGAATCCCACCAGCCAATTCGTTGGCACAACAGAATATGACTATGGATACGATGAAAACACTGATCCGTGTAACGAAGGAAACAACTTTCGCAGGTTTAAATCCCTCTTTCTGCCAATTCTTTACTGCCTTGTGTTTGTCTTCTGCCTCCTGGGAAACTCCTTGGTCCTCTGGGTTCTCTTGACCAGGAAAAGGCTGACAACAATGACTGACATCTGCCTGCTGAACCTCGCTGCCTCTGATCTCCTCTTTGTTTTGCCTCTCCCTTTCCAAGCCCACTACGCTTCAGACCAGTGGGTTTTCGGCAACGTCATGTGTAAGATAATGGCTGGCATTTACTACACAGGTTTTTATAGCAGTATTTTCTCTATAACCCTCATGAGTGTAGACAGGTACATAGCAATTGTCCATGCTGTCTATGCCATGAGGATACGGACAGCCACTTGTGGTGGAATTATCAGCTTGATCCTGTGGCTGGTGGCTGGCTTGGCTTCTGTACCCAACATCATgttcagccaggagctggagatcGAGCAGGCTTTGCAGTGTGTCCCCATGTACCCCTCAGGTGACAATACCTGGAAGGTTACTTCTCAGTTTGCAACCAATATCTTGGGCCTCTTGATTCCCTTTAGCATCCTCATTTGCTGCTACACTCAGATActaaaaaacctgcaaaaatgcaaaaacagGAACAAGGTCAAGGCGATCAAGATGATCTTCATCATCGTCATcgtcttcttccttttctggaCTCCTTTCAACATTGCGCTGTTCCTGgactctctgcagagcctgcacaTCATCAATGACTGCAAAGCGAGCTCCCAGATAGCACTGGCCCTGCAGCTGACAGAAACCATCTCCTTCATCCACTGCTGCCTGAACCCCATCATCTACGCCTTCGCTGGCGTGACATTCAAGGCCCATCTCAAAGGACTCCTTCAGTCCTGTGGTCATgtcctctccagccctgccggAGGTGCCGGGGCTGGACAGTCATTTTCAGCACCCACTCAGCACTCTGGCTGGTCTGACGGTGCAGGGGTCCTGTGA
- the LOC119697802 gene encoding C-C chemokine receptor type 5-like — protein sequence MGNETTDYTDWPLTTEFDYSDSTPCPATEEKHFAAKFLPPLYSLVVIFGLTGNMLVVLILVKYKRLKSMTDIYLLNLAISDLLFVFSLPFWAYYAVHDWIFGEALCRILSGVYLLGFYSGIFFIILLTLDRYLAIVHAVFALKARTVTYGILTSVVTWAVAILISVPGVVFHKTQKESSGYTCSAHYPSEQRNTWKQFLTLKMNILGLLIPMLIMICSYTRIIKTLLQCRNEKKHKAVRLIFIIMIIYFFFWAPYNICILLRDFQGAFSISTCEANGQLHKAIQVTETISMIHCCINPVIYAFAGEKFRKYLCSFFRKQIAVHLSKYCPVFYADTAERASSTYTQSTGEQEVSAAL from the coding sequence ATGGGAAATGAAACCACAGACTACACTGACTGGCCCCTAACAACAGAATTTGACTACAGTGATTCCACACCTTGCCCTGCAACTGAGGAAAAGCACTTTGCAGCAAAATTTTTGCCACCTCTTTATTCTTTAGTGGTGATATTTGGCCTGACAGGCAACATGCTTGTTGTCCTTATCCTGGTAAAATACAAGAGGCTGAAGAGTATGACTGACATCTACCTGCTCAACTTGGCAATTTCTGATCTGCTCTTTGTATTTTCCCTACCTTTTTGGGCTTATTATGCAGTTCACGACTGGATTTTTGGGGAGGCGCTCTGTCGAATTCTGTCAGGTGTCTACCTCCTTGGCTTCTACAGTGGCATCTTCTTCATAATCCTGCTGACCCTGGACAGGTACCTGGCCATAGTGCACGCCGTGTTTGCTTTGAAAGCCAGGACAGTTACCTACGGCATCCTCACCAGCGTTGTCACTTGGGCTGTCGCTATTCTTATTTCTGTCCCTGGGGTAGTATTTCACAAAACTCAGAAGGAAAGTTCAGGCTATACTTGCAGTGCTCATTATCCATCAGAGCAGAGAAATACATGGAAGCAATTCCTCactttaaaaatgaacattCTGGGACTTCTTATTCCAATGTTAATCATGATCTGCAGCTACACACGAATTATAAAGACATTACTGCAATGTAGGAATGAGAAGAAACATAAAGCAGTCAGACTTATTTTCATCATCATGattatctacttttttttctgggcacCATACAACATTTGCATTCTCTTGCGTGATTTTCAAGGTGCATTTTCCATCTCTACTTGTGAAGCAAATGGTCAACTGCACAAAGCAATCCAAGTGACAGAAACAATCTCAATGATCCATTGTTGTATCAACCCTGTAATCTATGCCTTCGCTGGAGAAAAATTTAGGAAATATCTTTGCAGCTTTTTCCGAAAGCAGATTGCAGTCCACTTGTCTAAATACTGTCCTGTTTTCTATGCTGACACAGCGGAACGAGCAAGCTCCACCTACACACAATCTACTGGAGAACAAGAAGTTTCTGCTGCATTATAA